Proteins from one Burkholderia oklahomensis C6786 genomic window:
- the pdxY gene encoding pyridoxal kinase PdxY has translation MKNVLSIQSHVIYGHAGNSAAVFPMQRLGVNVWPLNTVQLSNHMQYGHWAGSAIDAAKMEQLVDGIAAIGALKRCDAVLSGFLGSPAQARAAVEIVRTVKATNPNAWYFCDPAMGQTGGIRPEPGVEEFIVAELPELADGMAPNHGELQKLAGQRIETVAEAVEACRSIIRRGPQVILVKHLHDRNSPADRFNMLVVTETEAWIGQRPLYAFPRHPVGVGDLTSAVFVARRLRGDSVRAAFEHTLAAVHAVVKATYDARRYELELVAAQDEIAQPSEWFGAWVTGAD, from the coding sequence ATGAAAAACGTCCTCAGCATCCAGTCGCACGTCATCTACGGCCATGCGGGCAACAGCGCCGCGGTATTCCCGATGCAACGGCTCGGCGTCAACGTCTGGCCGCTCAACACCGTGCAGTTGTCCAACCACATGCAGTACGGTCATTGGGCGGGCAGCGCGATCGACGCGGCGAAGATGGAGCAGCTCGTCGACGGCATCGCCGCGATCGGCGCGTTGAAGCGCTGCGACGCGGTCCTTTCGGGCTTCCTCGGCTCGCCCGCGCAGGCGCGCGCCGCCGTCGAGATCGTGCGCACCGTGAAGGCGACGAACCCGAACGCGTGGTACTTCTGCGATCCCGCGATGGGACAGACGGGCGGCATCCGGCCCGAGCCCGGCGTCGAAGAGTTCATCGTCGCCGAGCTGCCCGAGCTAGCGGACGGCATGGCGCCCAATCACGGCGAGCTGCAGAAGCTCGCGGGGCAGCGCATCGAGACGGTCGCCGAGGCCGTCGAAGCATGCCGCTCGATCATCCGCCGCGGCCCGCAGGTGATCCTCGTCAAGCACCTGCACGACCGCAACAGCCCCGCCGACCGTTTCAACATGCTCGTCGTCACCGAGACCGAAGCGTGGATCGGCCAGCGTCCGCTGTATGCGTTTCCGCGGCATCCGGTCGGCGTCGGCGACCTGACGAGCGCGGTCTTCGTCGCGCGGCGACTGCGCGGCGACAGCGTGCGCGCCGCGTTTGAGCACACGCTCGCCGCCGTGCACGCGGTCGTCAAGGCGACCTACGACGCGCGCCGCTACGAGCTCGAGCTCGTCGCCGCGCAGGACGAGATCGCGCAGCCGAGCGAGTGGTTCGGCGCCTGGGTCACGGGCGCGGATTGA
- a CDS encoding ABC transporter ATP-binding protein: MAETTTTNAACKLEARDIHKRYGDNEVLKGVSLNAKAGDVISIIGASGSGKSTFLRCINFLERPNAGQIVVDGETVRTKADRAGNLEVADHKQLQRIRTKLAMVFQHFNLWAHMNVLENVMEAPVHVLGLSRREAEERAREYLEKVGLAPRVEKQYPSHLSGGQQQRVAIARALAMHPDVMLFDEPTSALDPELVGEVLKVMQKLAEEGRTMIVVTHEMGFARNVSNHVMFLHQGRTEEEGDPADVLARPRSERLKQFLSGSLK, translated from the coding sequence TTGGCAGAGACCACGACCACGAACGCCGCGTGCAAGCTCGAGGCGCGGGACATCCACAAGCGCTACGGCGACAACGAGGTGCTGAAGGGCGTGTCGCTGAACGCGAAGGCGGGTGACGTCATCAGCATCATCGGCGCGAGCGGTTCGGGCAAGAGCACGTTTCTGCGCTGCATCAACTTCCTCGAGCGGCCGAACGCGGGTCAGATCGTCGTCGATGGCGAGACGGTGCGCACGAAGGCCGATCGCGCGGGCAATCTCGAAGTCGCCGACCACAAGCAGTTGCAGCGGATCCGCACGAAGCTCGCGATGGTGTTCCAGCACTTCAATCTGTGGGCGCACATGAACGTGCTCGAGAACGTGATGGAAGCGCCCGTGCATGTGCTCGGGCTGTCGCGGCGCGAGGCCGAGGAGCGCGCGCGCGAATACCTCGAGAAAGTGGGGCTGGCGCCGCGCGTCGAGAAGCAGTATCCGTCGCACCTGTCGGGCGGCCAGCAGCAGCGCGTCGCGATCGCGCGCGCGCTGGCGATGCATCCCGACGTGATGCTGTTCGACGAGCCGACGTCGGCGCTCGACCCGGAACTCGTCGGCGAAGTGCTGAAGGTGATGCAAAAGCTCGCCGAAGAAGGCCGGACGATGATCGTCGTTACGCACGAGATGGGTTTCGCGCGCAACGTGTCGAACCATGTGATGTTCCTGCACCAGGGGCGCACCGAGGAAGAGGGCGATCCGGCCGACGTGCTCGCGCGCCCGCGTAGCGAGCGCCTGAAGCAGTTCCTGTCCGGCAGCCTCAAGTAA
- the hpnK gene encoding hopanoid biosynthesis-associated protein HpnK yields the protein MAGPDAAPRALIFTADDFGLHPRVNAAVERAHRDGVLAAASLMVGAPAARDAVERAKRLPSLAVGLHVVLADGPATLPASDIPALVGPDGRFGDAMAKDGCRFFFLPHVRAQLRREIRAQFEAFAATGLTLDHVNTHKHFHLHPTVLSMIIDIGREFGLRAVRLPYEPSTPFWLKPWIGLVRARLDRAGIAHNDYVVGIEHTGAMDEAVLLDALAKLPGGVGEIYCHPAEAGDGPVTPSMRDYRPADELAALLSPRVAAAVEAAGVACGGFADVFGGGARARMPRGARITGAQPS from the coding sequence GTGGCGGGTCCCGACGCGGCGCCGCGCGCGCTGATCTTCACGGCGGACGATTTCGGCCTGCATCCGCGGGTCAATGCGGCCGTCGAGCGCGCGCACCGGGACGGTGTGCTCGCGGCCGCGAGCCTGATGGTCGGCGCGCCCGCCGCGCGTGATGCGGTCGAGCGCGCGAAGCGCCTGCCGTCGCTCGCGGTCGGCCTGCACGTCGTGCTCGCCGACGGGCCCGCGACGCTGCCCGCAAGCGACATCCCGGCGCTCGTCGGCCCCGACGGCCGCTTCGGCGACGCGATGGCGAAGGACGGTTGCCGCTTCTTCTTCCTGCCGCACGTGCGCGCGCAGCTGCGCCGCGAAATCCGTGCGCAGTTCGAAGCGTTCGCGGCGACCGGGCTCACGCTCGATCACGTGAACACGCACAAGCATTTCCATCTGCATCCGACCGTGCTGTCGATGATCATCGACATCGGCCGCGAATTCGGGCTGCGCGCGGTGCGACTGCCGTACGAGCCGTCGACGCCGTTCTGGCTGAAGCCGTGGATCGGGCTCGTGCGCGCGCGGCTCGATCGCGCGGGGATCGCGCACAACGACTACGTCGTCGGCATCGAGCACACGGGCGCGATGGACGAAGCGGTGCTGCTCGACGCGCTCGCGAAGCTGCCGGGGGGCGTCGGCGAAATCTACTGCCATCCGGCGGAGGCGGGCGACGGGCCGGTCACGCCGTCGATGCGCGACTACCGGCCGGCCGACGAGCTCGCCGCGCTGCTGTCGCCGCGCGTCGCGGCCGCGGTGGAGGCGGCGGGCGTCGCATGCGGCGGCTTCGCCGACGTGTTCGGCGGCGGCGCGCGTGCGCGCATGCCGCGCGGCGCGCGGATCACCGGAGCGCAGCCGTCATGA
- a CDS encoding LLM class flavin-dependent oxidoreductase, producing the protein MIPFSVLDLAPIPAGADAAQAFRHSVDLARHAERLGYRRYWLAEHHNMPGIASAATAVVIGHVAGATQTIRVGSGGVMLPNHAPLVIAEQFGTLASLYPGRIDLGLGRAPGTDQTTARALRRDLIGSADSFPDDVVELQRYFAAPVPGQRVRAVPGAGLDVPIWLLGSSLFSAQLAAMLGLPFAFASHFAPDYLMRALDVYRAQFRPSAALAKPYAMVGVNVFAADTDDEARRLFTSLQQQFLNLRRGTPGQLPPPVESLDALGATELELANVAHALSFAAIGSRDTVRERLRRLIAQTGADELIVAAQIHDHGARLRSYEIAAQVRDELRDEAAG; encoded by the coding sequence ATGATTCCGTTTTCCGTCCTCGACCTCGCGCCGATTCCCGCCGGCGCCGACGCCGCACAGGCATTTCGCCACTCCGTCGATCTCGCCCGGCACGCCGAGCGCCTCGGCTATCGCCGCTACTGGCTCGCCGAGCACCACAACATGCCCGGCATCGCGAGCGCGGCGACCGCGGTCGTGATCGGCCACGTCGCGGGCGCGACGCAGACGATCCGCGTCGGCTCGGGCGGCGTGATGCTGCCGAACCACGCGCCGCTCGTGATCGCCGAGCAGTTCGGCACGCTCGCGTCGCTCTATCCCGGACGCATCGATCTCGGCCTCGGGCGCGCGCCCGGCACCGACCAGACGACGGCCCGCGCGCTGCGGCGCGATCTGATCGGCAGCGCGGATTCGTTCCCGGACGACGTCGTCGAGCTGCAGCGCTACTTCGCCGCGCCCGTCCCCGGCCAGCGCGTGCGCGCGGTGCCGGGCGCGGGGCTCGACGTGCCGATCTGGCTGCTCGGCTCGAGCCTCTTCAGCGCGCAGCTCGCCGCGATGCTTGGGCTGCCGTTCGCGTTCGCGTCACATTTCGCACCCGACTACCTGATGCGCGCGCTCGACGTGTACCGCGCGCAGTTCCGGCCGTCCGCCGCACTCGCGAAGCCGTATGCGATGGTCGGCGTGAACGTGTTCGCCGCCGACACCGACGACGAAGCGCGGCGCCTCTTCACGTCGCTGCAGCAGCAGTTCCTGAACCTGCGGCGCGGCACGCCCGGGCAGCTGCCGCCGCCTGTCGAGTCGCTCGACGCGCTCGGCGCGACCGAGCTGGAGCTCGCCAACGTCGCGCACGCGCTGTCGTTCGCGGCGATCGGTTCGCGCGACACGGTACGCGAGCGGCTGCGGCGGCTGATCGCGCAGACGGGCGCGGACGAGCTGATCGTCGCCGCGCAGATCCACGATCACGGCGCGCGGCTGCGTTCGTATGAAATCGCCGCGCAGGTGCGCGACGAGCTTCGCGACGAAGCGGCGGGTTGA
- the bamE gene encoding outer membrane protein assembly factor BamE domain-containing protein, translated as MTMFRFRILPVALLGAALALAGCDDQQSEQTVQRFKDFFNAIKPAPLFLKGLTPGVTTEAEIRSQMGRPETERVYTDGSKRLEYPRGPMGNETYMVDIDANGRFTAATQVLTAANFAKIRPGMTEDEVRRLLGKPTEVARYPLKPETVWSWRWLEDGVNQDAFFNVHFGPDGIVYTTSRSDILKGH; from the coding sequence ATGACGATGTTCCGATTCCGTATCCTTCCTGTCGCGTTGCTCGGCGCGGCGCTCGCGCTCGCCGGCTGCGACGATCAGCAAAGCGAGCAGACCGTGCAGCGATTCAAGGATTTCTTCAACGCGATCAAACCCGCGCCGCTGTTCCTCAAGGGGCTCACGCCCGGCGTGACGACCGAGGCCGAGATCCGCAGCCAGATGGGGCGTCCCGAGACCGAGCGGGTCTATACGGACGGCTCGAAGCGGCTCGAATATCCGCGCGGCCCGATGGGCAACGAGACCTACATGGTCGACATCGACGCGAACGGCCGCTTCACCGCGGCGACGCAAGTGCTGACGGCCGCGAACTTCGCGAAGATCCGGCCGGGCATGACGGAGGACGAGGTGCGGCGGCTGCTCGGCAAGCCGACCGAGGTCGCGCGCTATCCGCTCAAGCCGGAGACGGTGTGGAGCTGGCGCTGGCTCGAGGATGGCGTCAATCAGGATGCGTTCTTCAACGTTCATTTCGGGCCGGACGGGATCGTCTATACGACCTCGCGCTCGGACATTCTGAAGGGGCACTGA
- the hpnI gene encoding bacteriohopanetetrol glucosamine biosynthesis glycosyltransferase HpnI, which translates to MTGSLSIVEWALLALTCASCGYAVLAAFAPAPRVPRTAARDGFEPVSVLKPLCGSEPHLHENLATFCEQRHPRYQLLFGVASAADPAVAVVRRLQADYPDSDIELVIDARVYGSNLKVSNLVNLAERARYGRIVIADSDIAVEPDYLTRVTAPLADPSVGVVTCLYHARSVGGFWTRIGVQFVDAWFAPSVRITHLGGSSRFGFGATLALTRATLDAIGGFKALKDELADDYWLAELPRRLGLRTVLSEVNVATDVAEPSFAPLWLRETRWLRTIRSLNPAGFAFLFITFTAPWLAIGAALAAWLGTTSAAGATAGAAAAIGTVARLALHARGSAGWRAFWRDLPVVPVRDALLALEWLAAAFGTQVVWRGARMTVVGGDARATVVEAGDGR; encoded by the coding sequence ATGACGGGATCGCTTTCCATTGTCGAATGGGCGCTGCTCGCGCTCACCTGCGCGTCGTGCGGCTACGCGGTGCTCGCCGCGTTCGCGCCCGCGCCGCGCGTGCCGCGCACGGCCGCCCGCGACGGCTTCGAGCCCGTCAGCGTGCTGAAGCCGCTGTGCGGATCGGAGCCGCATCTGCACGAGAATCTCGCGACCTTCTGCGAGCAGCGGCACCCGCGCTACCAGTTGCTGTTCGGCGTCGCGTCGGCCGCCGATCCGGCCGTCGCCGTCGTGCGCCGGCTGCAGGCCGACTACCCCGACAGCGACATCGAGCTCGTGATCGACGCGCGCGTGTACGGCTCGAACCTGAAGGTCAGCAATCTCGTCAATCTCGCCGAGCGCGCGCGCTACGGCCGCATCGTGATCGCCGACAGCGACATCGCCGTCGAGCCCGATTATCTGACCCGCGTGACGGCGCCGCTCGCCGATCCGTCGGTCGGCGTCGTCACTTGCCTGTATCATGCGCGCAGCGTCGGCGGCTTCTGGACGCGGATCGGCGTGCAATTCGTCGATGCGTGGTTCGCGCCGTCGGTCCGGATTACCCATCTCGGCGGGTCGAGCCGCTTCGGGTTCGGCGCGACGCTCGCGCTGACGCGCGCGACGCTCGACGCGATCGGCGGCTTCAAGGCGCTGAAGGACGAGCTCGCGGACGACTACTGGCTCGCCGAGTTGCCGCGCCGCCTCGGGCTGCGCACGGTGCTCTCCGAGGTGAACGTGGCGACGGACGTCGCGGAGCCGTCGTTCGCGCCGCTGTGGCTGCGCGAGACGCGCTGGCTGCGCACGATCCGCTCGCTGAATCCGGCTGGGTTCGCATTCCTGTTCATCACGTTCACCGCGCCGTGGCTCGCTATCGGCGCGGCGCTCGCCGCGTGGCTCGGCACGACGTCGGCGGCGGGCGCGACGGCCGGCGCGGCGGCCGCGATCGGCACGGTCGCGCGGCTCGCGCTGCATGCACGCGGCTCGGCCGGCTGGCGCGCGTTCTGGCGCGATTTGCCGGTCGTGCCGGTGCGCGACGCGCTGCTCGCACTCGAGTGGCTCGCCGCCGCGTTCGGCACGCAGGTCGTGTGGCGCGGCGCGCGGATGACGGTCGTCGGCGGCGATGCGCGCGCGACGGTCGTGGAGGCGGGCGACGGGCGCTGA
- a CDS encoding HpnL family protein, translated as MTRWIKWLGWPLGIAILLALVVHEGVGDVVRVIGQAGFALLWLVPFHGLPLLLDAHAWRLLLDKRASLPFLWWIATVREAVNRLLPVVGVGGEIVGIRLARWRVPDASRVTASVIVEVLVTIAVQYAFAALGLVLLLIATQESVGARTIGVALVLSLPMPVLAFVLMRRGGVFHAIERFASRLLGDSHRLLQGVDGKRLDADIDALMSRAGLLFRAFFWQLAGYVVGALEIYWALALLGHPVSIGGAVAIEAMTQAVRHAAFMVPGGLGVQEATVVLLAQMFGVDRETALSLALVKRARELLFGALALGSWQLVELSRTRRRIRNHARRAARVAAAGAQREREVESLP; from the coding sequence ATGACCCGCTGGATCAAATGGCTCGGCTGGCCGCTCGGGATCGCGATCCTGCTCGCGCTCGTCGTGCACGAGGGTGTCGGCGACGTCGTTCGCGTGATCGGCCAGGCCGGTTTCGCGCTGCTGTGGCTCGTGCCGTTCCACGGGCTGCCGCTGCTGCTCGACGCGCACGCGTGGCGTCTGCTGCTCGACAAGCGCGCGTCGCTGCCGTTCCTCTGGTGGATCGCGACCGTGCGCGAGGCGGTGAACCGGCTGCTGCCCGTCGTTGGCGTCGGCGGCGAGATCGTCGGCATCCGGCTCGCGCGCTGGCGCGTGCCCGACGCGAGCCGCGTGACGGCGTCGGTGATCGTCGAGGTGCTCGTGACGATCGCCGTCCAGTACGCGTTCGCCGCGCTCGGCCTCGTGCTGCTCCTGATCGCGACGCAGGAGAGCGTCGGCGCGAGGACGATCGGCGTCGCGCTCGTGCTGTCGCTGCCGATGCCCGTGCTCGCGTTCGTGCTGATGCGCCGCGGCGGAGTCTTCCATGCGATCGAGCGCTTCGCGAGCCGGCTGCTCGGCGATTCGCACCGGCTGCTGCAAGGCGTCGACGGCAAGCGCCTCGACGCCGACATCGACGCGCTGATGTCGCGCGCGGGCCTGCTGTTCCGCGCGTTCTTCTGGCAGCTGGCGGGCTATGTTGTCGGCGCGCTCGAGATCTACTGGGCGCTCGCGCTGCTCGGCCATCCGGTGTCGATCGGCGGCGCGGTCGCGATCGAGGCGATGACGCAGGCGGTGCGCCACGCGGCGTTCATGGTGCCGGGCGGCCTGGGCGTCCAGGAGGCGACCGTCGTGCTGCTCGCGCAGATGTTCGGCGTCGACCGCGAGACGGCGCTGTCGCTCGCGCTCGTCAAGCGCGCGCGCGAGCTGCTGTTCGGCGCGCTTGCGCTCGGCTCGTGGCAGCTCGTCGAGTTGTCGCGCACGCGGCGGCGGATTCGCAACCATGCGCGGCGCGCGGCCCGCGTGGCGGCCGCCGGTGCACAGCGCGAGCGCGAGGTCGAATCGTTGCCATGA
- the hpnJ gene encoding hopanoid biosynthesis associated radical SAM protein HpnJ, whose amino-acid sequence MKTLFLQAPSYDGFDGGAGSRYQAKREIRSFWYPTWLAQPAALVPGSRVVDAPADGLSVEATLKIAKDYDLVIIHTSTPSFPTDAMFAEDLKKMKPSMLVGMVGAKVAVDPHNSLTATEAIDFVCREEFDYTCKDIAEGKPFSEILGMSYRAKDGSIEHNGPRPMIENMDELPFVAPVYKRDLKIDNYFIGYLNYPYVSIYTGRGCRSKCTFCLWPQTVGGHRYRTRSVESVLAEVKWIRDNMPEVKEIMFDDDTFTDFKPRVEEIARGLGKLGVTWSCNAKANVPYSTLKIMKENGLRLLLVGYESGDDQILLNIKKGLRTDIARRFNEDCRKLGIKIHGTFILGLPGETKDTIKKTIEYAKEINPHTIQVSLAAPYPGTRLYEQAIENGWLAENKTINLVSKEGVQLAAIGYPHLSREEIYHHLEHFYREFYFRPSKIWEIVREMLTSWEMMKRRLREGVEFFRFLRAHEA is encoded by the coding sequence ATGAAAACGCTGTTCTTGCAGGCCCCGTCGTACGACGGCTTCGACGGCGGCGCGGGCTCCCGCTATCAGGCGAAGCGCGAGATCCGATCCTTCTGGTATCCGACGTGGCTCGCGCAGCCGGCCGCGCTCGTGCCGGGCAGCCGCGTCGTCGACGCGCCGGCCGACGGCCTGTCGGTCGAAGCGACGCTCAAGATCGCGAAGGACTACGATCTCGTGATCATCCACACGAGCACGCCGTCGTTCCCGACCGACGCGATGTTCGCGGAAGACCTGAAGAAGATGAAGCCGTCGATGCTGGTCGGCATGGTCGGCGCGAAGGTGGCGGTCGATCCGCACAACTCGCTGACCGCGACGGAAGCGATCGACTTCGTCTGCCGCGAGGAATTCGACTACACGTGCAAGGACATCGCCGAAGGCAAGCCGTTTTCCGAGATCCTCGGGATGAGCTACCGCGCGAAGGACGGCTCGATCGAGCACAACGGCCCGCGTCCGATGATCGAGAACATGGACGAGCTGCCGTTCGTCGCGCCCGTCTACAAGCGCGATCTCAAGATCGACAACTACTTCATCGGCTACCTGAACTACCCGTACGTGTCGATCTACACGGGCCGCGGCTGCCGCTCGAAGTGCACGTTCTGCCTGTGGCCGCAGACGGTCGGCGGCCATCGCTACCGCACGCGCTCGGTCGAGAGCGTGCTCGCGGAAGTGAAGTGGATCCGCGACAACATGCCGGAAGTGAAGGAGATCATGTTCGACGACGACACGTTCACCGACTTCAAGCCGCGCGTCGAGGAGATCGCACGCGGGCTCGGCAAGCTCGGCGTCACGTGGTCGTGCAACGCGAAGGCGAACGTGCCGTACTCGACGCTCAAGATCATGAAGGAAAACGGCCTGCGCCTGTTGCTGGTCGGCTACGAATCGGGCGACGACCAGATCCTCCTGAACATCAAGAAGGGCCTGCGCACCGACATCGCGCGCCGCTTCAACGAGGACTGCCGCAAGCTCGGCATCAAGATCCACGGCACCTTCATCCTCGGCCTGCCGGGCGAGACGAAGGACACGATCAAGAAGACGATCGAGTACGCGAAGGAAATCAATCCGCACACGATCCAGGTGTCGCTCGCCGCGCCGTACCCGGGCACGCGCCTCTACGAGCAGGCGATCGAGAACGGCTGGCTCGCGGAGAACAAGACGATCAACCTCGTCAGCAAGGAAGGCGTGCAGCTCGCCGCGATCGGCTATCCGCACCTGTCGCGCGAGGAGATCTACCACCACCTCGAGCACTTCTATCGCGAGTTCTATTTCCGGCCGTCGAAGATCTGGGAAATCGTCCGCGAAATGCTGACGAGCTGGGAGATGATGAAGCGCCGTCTGCGCGAAGGCGTCGAATTCTTCCGTTTCCTGCGCGCGCATGAGGCTTGA
- a CDS encoding ABC transporter permease has protein sequence MIEILQEFGRAFFYWDGQRMSGLAVTLWLLVASLAIGFLCAVPLAVARVSKNRWLSTPVRFYTYVFRGTPLYVQLLLIYTGMYSLAFVRDHAFLDAFFRSGFNCAILAFALNTCAYTTEIFAGAIRAIPHGEVEAARAYGMSPFTMYRRVILPSSLRRALPLYSNEVILMLHATTVAFTATVPDILKVARDANSATYMAFQSFGIAALIYLAVSFALVAAFRRAERHWLAYLAAGRH, from the coding sequence ATGATCGAGATTCTCCAGGAATTCGGGCGCGCGTTCTTCTACTGGGACGGCCAGCGCATGTCGGGGCTTGCGGTCACGCTGTGGCTGCTCGTCGCGTCGCTCGCGATCGGCTTTCTCTGCGCGGTGCCGCTCGCGGTCGCGCGGGTGTCGAAGAATCGCTGGCTGTCGACGCCCGTGCGCTTCTACACGTACGTGTTCCGCGGCACGCCGCTCTACGTGCAACTGCTCCTCATCTACACGGGGATGTACAGCCTCGCGTTCGTTCGCGATCATGCGTTCCTCGATGCGTTCTTCCGAAGCGGCTTCAACTGCGCGATCCTCGCGTTCGCGCTCAACACCTGTGCGTACACGACCGAGATCTTCGCGGGCGCGATCCGCGCGATTCCGCACGGCGAAGTCGAGGCGGCGCGCGCGTACGGGATGAGCCCGTTCACGATGTACCGCCGGGTGATCCTGCCGTCTTCGCTGCGTCGCGCGTTGCCGCTTTACAGCAACGAGGTGATCCTGATGCTGCACGCGACGACGGTCGCGTTCACGGCGACCGTGCCCGACATCCTGAAAGTCGCGCGCGACGCGAATTCGGCGACGTACATGGCGTTCCAGTCGTTCGGAATCGCCGCGCTCATCTATCTTGCGGTATCGTTCGCACTCGTCGCGGCCTTTCGCCGGGCGGAGCGCCACTGGCTCGCGTATCTCGCGGCCGGCCGTCATTGA
- a CDS encoding ABC transporter permease, protein MFLYGFGPLIWAGTVQTIELSVLSLAAAIALGLIGAVAKLSHNRVLRAIATGYTTLIRSVPDLVLMLLLFYSIQIWLNQFTDLMSWDQIDIDPFVAGVLTLGFIYGAYFTETFRGAFLSVPRGQLEAGSAYGMSGMRVFARIMFPQMMRFALPGIGNNWQVLVKATALVSIIGLADVVKAAQDAGKSTFNMFFFILIAALIYLAITTVSNLVLKQLEKRYSIGVRHAEL, encoded by the coding sequence GTGTTCCTATACGGCTTCGGTCCGCTCATCTGGGCCGGCACCGTGCAGACGATCGAGCTGTCGGTGCTGTCGCTCGCGGCCGCGATCGCGCTCGGCCTCATCGGCGCGGTGGCGAAGCTCTCGCACAATCGCGTGCTGCGCGCGATCGCGACGGGCTACACGACGCTCATCCGCTCAGTGCCCGATCTCGTGCTGATGCTGTTGCTCTTCTACAGCATCCAGATCTGGCTCAACCAGTTCACCGACCTGATGAGCTGGGATCAGATCGACATCGATCCGTTCGTCGCGGGCGTGCTCACGCTCGGCTTCATCTACGGCGCGTACTTCACCGAGACGTTTCGCGGCGCGTTCCTGTCGGTGCCGCGCGGCCAGCTCGAAGCGGGCAGCGCGTACGGCATGAGCGGGATGCGCGTGTTCGCGCGGATCATGTTTCCTCAGATGATGCGCTTCGCGCTGCCCGGCATCGGCAACAACTGGCAGGTGCTCGTGAAGGCGACCGCGCTCGTGTCGATCATCGGCTTGGCCGACGTCGTGAAGGCCGCGCAGGACGCGGGCAAGAGCACGTTCAACATGTTCTTCTTCATCCTCATCGCGGCGCTCATTTATCTCGCGATCACGACGGTCTCCAATCTCGTGCTCAAGCAGCTCGAGAAGCGTTATTCCATCGGCGTGAGGCACGCGGAACTATGA
- a CDS encoding alpha/beta fold hydrolase: protein MFQIRIVWFARLAAIFAAAVAAMTMPEASAFAGSPGAASSVAVSVAASGAASATAAPQPSASPAVAASTGAGAGAKAGGPAYGAELEGFAYAYPVRRYAFTSQRQTLQMAYLDVRPEHPNGRTVVLLHGKNFCAGTWEQTIDVLTKAGYRVVAPDQIGFCKSTKPARYQYSFQQLAHNTHALLESIGVKDATIVGHSTGGMLAARYALMYPKDTRQLVLVNPIGLEDWKALGVPSLPVDYWYARELKTTADGIRRYEQRTYYAGEWSPAYERWVQMLAGMYRGPGRDVVAWNSALVYDMIFTQPVVYEFGAIKVPTLLLIGDKDTTAIGKDVAPPDVHAKLGRYPALAKRTQAAIPGAVLYEFPSLGHAPQIQDPATFHKALLDGLANVKPAHATHAASE, encoded by the coding sequence ATGTTCCAGATTCGCATAGTGTGGTTCGCGCGGCTCGCCGCGATATTTGCGGCCGCTGTCGCGGCGATGACGATGCCGGAGGCGTCGGCGTTCGCGGGCTCGCCGGGCGCCGCGTCGTCGGTTGCCGTTTCAGTTGCCGCTTCGGGCGCCGCTTCGGCTACCGCCGCGCCGCAGCCGAGCGCTTCGCCCGCCGTCGCCGCGTCGACGGGCGCGGGCGCGGGCGCGAAGGCCGGCGGCCCGGCGTACGGCGCGGAGCTCGAAGGCTTCGCGTACGCGTATCCGGTGCGTCGCTACGCGTTCACGTCGCAGCGGCAGACGCTGCAGATGGCGTACCTCGACGTGCGCCCCGAGCATCCGAACGGCCGTACCGTCGTCCTGCTGCACGGGAAGAACTTCTGCGCGGGCACGTGGGAGCAGACGATCGACGTGCTGACGAAGGCGGGCTACCGCGTCGTCGCGCCGGACCAGATCGGTTTCTGCAAGTCGACGAAGCCCGCGCGCTATCAGTACAGCTTCCAGCAGCTCGCGCACAACACGCACGCGCTCCTCGAATCGATCGGCGTGAAGGACGCGACGATCGTCGGCCATTCGACGGGCGGCATGCTCGCCGCGCGCTACGCGCTGATGTACCCGAAGGACACGCGGCAGCTCGTGCTCGTCAATCCGATCGGCCTCGAGGACTGGAAGGCGCTCGGCGTGCCGTCGCTGCCGGTCGACTACTGGTACGCGCGCGAGCTGAAGACGACCGCGGACGGCATTCGCCGCTACGAGCAGCGCACGTACTACGCGGGCGAGTGGTCGCCCGCGTACGAGCGCTGGGTGCAGATGCTCGCCGGCATGTATCGCGGGCCGGGGCGGGATGTCGTCGCGTGGAATTCGGCGCTCGTCTACGACATGATCTTCACGCAGCCGGTGGTCTACGAGTTCGGCGCGATCAAGGTGCCGACGCTGCTCCTGATCGGCGACAAGGACACGACCGCGATCGGCAAGGACGTCGCGCCGCCCGACGTCCACGCGAAGCTCGGGCGCTATCCGGCGCTCGCGAAGCGCACGCAGGCGGCGATTCCGGGCGCGGTGCTCTACGAATTCCCGTCGCTCGGCCACGCGCCGCAGATCCAGGATCCGGCGACGTTCCACAAGGCGCTGCTCGACGGGCTCGCGAACGTGAAGCCCGCGCACGCGACGCACGCGGCGAGCGAGTAG